A window of the Scandinavium goeteborgense genome harbors these coding sequences:
- a CDS encoding flagellar biosynthesis protein FlhA, producing MTTKSKQLLTYISKGHLAIPLVLLSILAMIILPLPPALLDVLFTFNIVLAVMVLLVAISAKRPLEFSLFPTVLLVTTLLRLSLNVASTRVVMLFGQEGSGAAGKVIESFGQVVIGGNFVVGFVVFVILMIINFIVVTKGAERISEVSARFTLDAMPGKQMAIDADLNAGLINQSQAQERRKEVAGEADFYGAMDGASKFVRGDAIAGMMILAINLIGGTCIGIFKYDLSAEAAFQQYVLMTIGDGLVAQIPSLLLSTAAAIIVTRVSGAGDLASDVRKQMLATPSVLYTAAGIMFIMAIVPGMPHLPFLMFTSLLAFGAWRMSKRPQEAEDDTQNLETLTKTITETAEQQVSWQTIPLIEPISLSLGYKLVSLIDKEKGNPLTQRIRGVRQVISDGNGVLLPEIRVRENFRLKPTEYAIFINGIMAEEGNIPADKLMALPSSEVYGEIEGALGNDPAYGMPVTWIQNEQKAKALNLGYQVVDSASIIATHVNKVVRNFIPELFNYDDITLLHNRLSSMAPRLAEDLNTALNYSQLLKVYRSLLTEGVSLRDIVTIATVLVASSTVTKEPLLLASDVRLALRRSITADLQRDKELAVYTLNNELENLLTSVVNQAQQGGKVALDGVSVDPNMLSQFQNNMPQIKEQMKAAGRNPVLLVAPILRPLLARYARLFAPGLQVLSYNEVPDELELKILGSLS from the coding sequence ATGACGACCAAAAGTAAGCAATTACTAACCTACATAAGCAAAGGACACCTGGCGATACCGTTGGTATTGCTGTCTATCCTGGCGATGATCATCCTGCCGTTGCCGCCGGCACTGCTGGATGTCCTGTTTACCTTCAACATCGTCCTTGCGGTCATGGTGTTGCTGGTCGCGATTTCCGCCAAGCGTCCTCTGGAATTTAGCCTGTTCCCAACGGTATTGCTGGTTACGACGTTACTGCGCCTGTCGTTGAACGTCGCTTCAACCCGTGTGGTGATGCTGTTTGGTCAAGAAGGGTCCGGTGCGGCCGGTAAGGTCATCGAATCCTTCGGCCAGGTGGTTATCGGCGGTAACTTCGTGGTCGGCTTTGTGGTGTTCGTCATTCTGATGATCATCAACTTCATCGTGGTCACCAAAGGGGCCGAGCGTATTTCCGAAGTTTCGGCGCGCTTTACCCTCGACGCGATGCCGGGCAAACAGATGGCTATCGATGCCGATTTGAACGCCGGCCTTATCAACCAGTCGCAGGCGCAGGAGCGCCGTAAAGAGGTCGCCGGAGAGGCTGACTTCTACGGTGCAATGGACGGTGCCTCCAAGTTCGTGCGTGGCGATGCCATCGCGGGCATGATGATCCTCGCCATCAACCTGATCGGCGGGACCTGTATCGGTATCTTCAAATACGATCTCAGCGCCGAAGCCGCCTTCCAGCAGTACGTGCTGATGACCATCGGTGATGGCCTGGTCGCACAGATCCCATCCTTGCTGCTCTCCACGGCGGCGGCGATTATCGTTACCCGCGTCAGCGGCGCTGGCGACCTGGCGAGCGACGTGCGCAAGCAGATGCTGGCCACGCCGTCGGTGCTGTATACCGCCGCAGGCATCATGTTCATCATGGCTATCGTGCCGGGCATGCCGCATCTGCCATTCCTGATGTTTACCTCGCTGTTAGCCTTCGGCGCATGGCGCATGAGCAAACGCCCACAGGAGGCGGAAGACGACACCCAGAATCTGGAAACGCTGACTAAAACCATCACCGAAACGGCAGAGCAACAAGTCAGCTGGCAAACCATTCCGCTTATCGAGCCGATTAGCCTCAGCCTTGGCTACAAGCTGGTTTCGCTGATTGATAAAGAGAAAGGCAATCCGTTAACGCAGCGTATCCGCGGGGTTCGCCAGGTCATTTCCGACGGCAACGGTGTGCTGCTGCCGGAAATTCGGGTGCGGGAAAACTTCCGCCTGAAGCCGACGGAATATGCCATTTTCATCAACGGGATCATGGCCGAAGAGGGGAATATCCCTGCGGACAAGCTGATGGCGCTGCCGTCCAGCGAAGTCTACGGCGAAATTGAGGGTGCGCTGGGGAATGACCCGGCGTACGGCATGCCGGTGACCTGGATTCAAAATGAGCAGAAAGCCAAGGCTCTGAATCTGGGCTATCAGGTGGTGGACAGCGCCAGCATCATTGCGACCCACGTCAATAAAGTGGTGCGCAATTTTATTCCTGAACTGTTCAACTATGACGACATCACCCTGCTGCATAATCGCCTTTCGTCGATGGCCCCACGGTTAGCCGAAGATTTGAATACCGCGCTGAACTACAGCCAGCTGCTGAAGGTTTATCGCAGCCTGCTGACCGAAGGCGTTTCGCTGCGTGATATTGTCACCATCGCCACGGTACTGGTCGCCAGCAGCACGGTGACCAAAGAGCCGCTGCTGTTAGCCTCGGATGTGCGTCTGGCGCTGCGCCGCAGTATCACCGCAGATCTGCAACGCGATAAAGAGCTGGCGGTTTACACCCTGAACAATGAGCTGGAGAATCTGCTGACCAGCGTGGTGAACCAGGCGCAACAGGGCGGTAAAGTGGCGCTGGATGGCGTGTCCGTCGATCCGAATATGCTCAGCCAGTTCCAGAACAACATGCCGCAGATTAAAGAGCAGATGAAAGCCGCCGGGCGCAATCCTGTGCTGCTGGTCGCGCCGATTCTGCGTCCGCTGCTGGCCCGCTATGCGCGACTGTTTGCCCCGGGATTACAGGTGCTTTCCTATAATGAAGTGCCGGATGAGCTTGAACTGAAAATCCTTGGCTCGTTGAGCTAA
- the flhB gene encoding flagellar biosynthesis protein FlhB — MAESSTEEKTEKPSSQKLRQARKDGQIARSKDMGLASTLLVSFIVVSNSFPLYASFIRECFITIHSYGIHVNEPGILAHFLKHNLLIMLKFIVTLIPIPVSAILASMVPGGFVLMPQKLIPDFSKINPISGFGRFFSAEHLVETGKMVLKALVVLLLIWLSVRSNFVAFLRLQDMSFQHAVGQGLSMYHSIMLNFVILFVFFAIVDVPLAKKMFTKKLKMTKQEVKEEHKNQEGKPEVKAKIRRLQRQMAMGQIRKVVPNADVVVTNPTHFAVALKYDQDRAQAPFVVAKGTDEVALFIRQVANENDIEVVEFPRLARSVYYTTQVNQQVPFQLYRAIAHVLTYVLQLKHWRAGSQPRPQLNRYITIPKEVLKTDDDQK; from the coding sequence ATGGCTGAGAGCAGTACCGAAGAAAAAACAGAAAAACCCTCGTCGCAAAAATTACGCCAGGCTCGCAAGGACGGGCAGATTGCGCGCTCGAAGGACATGGGACTGGCATCGACACTGCTGGTGTCGTTTATCGTGGTCAGCAATTCGTTTCCGCTGTACGCGAGCTTTATCCGCGAGTGTTTCATTACCATTCATTCCTACGGCATTCACGTGAATGAGCCGGGTATTCTTGCGCATTTCCTCAAGCATAATTTGCTGATTATGCTCAAATTCATCGTGACGCTGATCCCGATCCCCGTCTCTGCGATCCTCGCATCGATGGTACCCGGCGGCTTCGTTTTGATGCCGCAAAAGCTGATCCCGGACTTTAGCAAAATTAACCCGATCTCCGGCTTTGGGCGCTTTTTCTCGGCCGAGCACTTAGTCGAAACCGGCAAAATGGTGCTGAAAGCGCTGGTAGTGCTGTTGCTGATTTGGCTGAGCGTACGCAGCAATTTCGTGGCCTTTTTGCGCCTGCAAGATATGTCCTTCCAGCACGCCGTGGGCCAGGGCCTGTCGATGTATCACAGCATCATGCTCAACTTCGTCATCCTGTTTGTGTTCTTCGCCATCGTCGACGTGCCGCTGGCGAAGAAAATGTTCACTAAAAAGCTAAAAATGACCAAGCAGGAAGTCAAAGAAGAACATAAAAATCAGGAAGGTAAGCCCGAAGTTAAAGCCAAAATTCGCCGTTTACAGCGGCAAATGGCGATGGGGCAAATTCGAAAAGTGGTCCCCAATGCTGACGTGGTGGTAACCAACCCGACGCACTTTGCGGTGGCTTTAAAGTACGACCAGGACCGCGCCCAGGCCCCGTTTGTGGTGGCTAAAGGCACCGACGAAGTGGCGCTGTTTATTCGTCAGGTCGCCAATGAAAACGATATCGAAGTGGTTGAATTCCCACGCCTGGCGCGCTCGGTGTATTACACCACCCAGGTGAATCAACAGGTTCCCTTCCAGCTTTATCGCGCCATCGCCCACGTATTGACCTATGTCCTGCAGCTGAAGCACTGGCGCGCCGGCTCGCAGCCGCGCCCACAGTTAAATCGCTATATCACCATCCCTAAAGAGGTTTTGAAAACGGATGACGACCAAAAGTAA
- the fliR gene encoding flagellar biosynthetic protein FliR, whose translation MGQTDIVQFTNLVLGMWFPFVRIMTFFQFSPVFQNHAFTIRVRIMLAGSLTLIITPMIPHPIPDQLVTTMLLTLEQFIWGMLFGMMLQLVFQVLQMAGQILSFNMGMSMATMNDPNSGTNIAVLGEFINIFAILLFFIMDGHLLLVSILYKGFTYWPIGHALTPQSLMSVAMAFTWVLSSALLLALPTTFIMLVVQMCFGLLNRISPSLNLYSLGFPINMLAGLVCFAALMYSVPDHYMQLVNEVLHQLDKLKVAHG comes from the coding sequence ATGGGTCAAACCGACATCGTACAGTTCACAAACCTGGTGCTGGGGATGTGGTTTCCGTTCGTCCGTATCATGACGTTCTTCCAGTTCAGCCCGGTCTTCCAAAACCACGCCTTCACCATCCGCGTGCGGATCATGCTGGCCGGTTCACTGACGTTAATCATCACCCCGATGATCCCACACCCGATTCCCGACCAGCTGGTGACCACGATGTTGCTGACGCTGGAGCAGTTCATCTGGGGAATGCTGTTTGGCATGATGCTCCAGCTGGTGTTTCAGGTCCTGCAAATGGCCGGGCAGATCCTCTCCTTTAACATGGGGATGAGTATGGCGACCATGAACGATCCCAACAGCGGAACCAACATCGCGGTGCTGGGCGAGTTCATCAACATCTTCGCCATCCTGTTGTTTTTCATCATGGACGGGCATCTGCTGCTGGTCAGCATCCTGTACAAAGGGTTTACCTACTGGCCGATTGGTCACGCGTTGACGCCGCAATCGCTGATGTCCGTCGCGATGGCGTTCACCTGGGTATTATCGTCAGCGCTTCTGCTGGCGCTGCCAACCACCTTTATCATGTTGGTGGTGCAAATGTGTTTTGGCCTGCTGAACCGCATTTCGCCGTCACTGAATCTCTACTCACTCGGTTTCCCTATCAACATGCTCGCGGGGCTGGTCTGTTTTGCCGCCCTGATGTACAGCGTGCCCGACCACTATATGCAGCTAGTGAACGAAGTGCTGCATCAGCTCGATAAGCTGAAGGTCGCGCATGGCTGA
- a CDS encoding flagellar biosynthetic protein FliQ, which produces MLTVDVAADIVGSGIKVVIMLVCVLVVPSLLVGLCVSIFQAVTQINEQTLSFLPRLIVTLAVLGISGKWMITTLDDLCVHLFTQAAVLVH; this is translated from the coding sequence ATGTTAACGGTGGATGTGGCGGCCGATATTGTCGGCAGCGGAATTAAAGTGGTGATCATGCTGGTCTGCGTGCTGGTCGTTCCCAGCTTGCTGGTCGGCCTGTGCGTCAGTATTTTTCAGGCCGTAACGCAGATCAACGAACAGACCCTGAGCTTTTTGCCGCGACTTATTGTGACCCTGGCCGTGTTGGGGATCTCCGGAAAGTGGATGATCACTACCCTCGACGATCTCTGTGTGCATTTGTTCACTCAGGCGGCGGTGTTGGTACATTAA
- the fliP gene encoding flagellar type III secretion system pore protein FliP (The bacterial flagellar biogenesis protein FliP forms a type III secretion system (T3SS)-type pore required for flagellar assembly.), producing the protein MFISSHAFAQGGDISLLSVVNHGDTQEYSVKLQVLILMTLVGLLPTLVLMMTCFTRFIIVLSLLRQAMGLQQSPPNRILIGIALSLTMLVMRPIGINIYDHAVVPFENDQITLSEALATGAKPLKRFMLAQTDKKAMAQIMTIADVKGDPAAQDLSIVIPAYVLSELKTAFQIGFMIYIPFLVIDLIVASVLMAMGMMMLSPLIVSLPFKLMLFVLIDGWSLTVGTLTSSIRGLGLG; encoded by the coding sequence ATGTTTATCTCCTCCCATGCCTTTGCGCAGGGGGGAGATATCTCATTGTTGAGCGTCGTTAACCACGGTGATACGCAGGAGTACAGCGTTAAGCTGCAGGTGCTTATCCTCATGACCCTCGTCGGTTTACTGCCGACGCTGGTGCTGATGATGACCTGCTTCACGCGTTTTATCATCGTGCTCTCCCTGTTAAGACAGGCGATGGGATTACAGCAATCCCCGCCAAACCGCATTCTGATTGGTATTGCGCTGTCATTAACCATGCTGGTGATGCGTCCGATTGGGATCAACATCTACGACCACGCGGTCGTGCCGTTTGAGAACGATCAGATTACGCTCTCCGAAGCACTGGCGACCGGGGCGAAGCCGTTAAAGCGCTTCATGCTGGCGCAGACCGATAAAAAGGCGATGGCGCAAATCATGACTATCGCCGACGTTAAAGGCGACCCGGCGGCGCAAGACCTGAGCATCGTGATACCCGCCTACGTGCTGAGCGAGCTGAAAACGGCGTTCCAGATTGGCTTCATGATTTACATCCCATTCCTGGTGATTGACCTGATCGTGGCCAGCGTATTGATGGCGATGGGGATGATGATGCTGTCACCGCTGATCGTTTCACTGCCATTCAAGCTGATGCTGTTCGTCCTCATCGACGGCTGGTCACTGACCGTCGGCACTCTCACCTCCAGTATTCGCGGCCTTGGGCTGGGATGA
- a CDS encoding FliM/FliN family flagellar motor switch protein, translated as MNEHEDLLEQGFELNTPDAAADAVASPAPVAAATQKNSMSLLKRIPVTLTLEVSSVEVMLADLLDMDDDTVIELDKLAGEPLDIKVNNILLGKAEVVVVNEKYGLRVLEFNSREINDLKP; from the coding sequence ATGAATGAGCATGAAGATTTACTCGAACAAGGTTTTGAACTTAACACGCCAGATGCCGCCGCAGACGCGGTAGCTAGCCCGGCTCCGGTCGCGGCTGCCACGCAGAAAAACTCAATGTCTCTGCTCAAGCGCATCCCGGTGACCCTGACGCTGGAAGTCTCTTCCGTGGAAGTGATGCTGGCGGATTTGCTGGACATGGATGACGACACCGTTATCGAGCTGGACAAGCTCGCGGGCGAACCGCTGGATATCAAGGTCAACAATATCCTGCTGGGCAAAGCGGAAGTCGTGGTGGTGAACGAGAAGTATGGTTTGCGCGTACTGGAATTCAACTCTCGTGAAATCAACGACCTGAAGCCATGA
- a CDS encoding FliM/FliN family flagellar motor switch protein, which translates to MLKYSQTPGIFKLEGNRLGRPYHRLQTIFVSKFDTLDSRLNNYFLKKHRSYISLKRIDCEMDVSNKTAELFTSDVGQLAFDIDRPLLLTLLGNFYGLEGDLESELSDENELPTKTEARLKNRLAHDILGMIFDKDTSGLALSISPDNMGVQTQWTYKVTFTLDGGDGSCFYIFLDDAHTDFVLNALRQQDIRNSSEQLDVSARKEKKQAVVSEVINTLPLTLTVKIAELSLNVAELTTIKPGDILPIGLPERYSVNIGRAELFSALLVEDKNKLYLSDIAGTKSENSYE; encoded by the coding sequence ATGTTAAAGTACAGTCAAACACCGGGCATCTTCAAACTGGAAGGGAACCGGCTCGGTCGTCCATACCATCGTCTGCAGACTATCTTTGTCAGCAAATTCGATACGCTCGATTCGAGACTGAACAATTATTTCCTCAAAAAACATCGTTCTTATATCTCGCTGAAACGTATTGATTGTGAAATGGACGTCAGCAATAAGACCGCTGAACTTTTTACCTCAGACGTTGGACAACTTGCGTTTGATATTGATCGACCATTACTGCTGACCTTGCTGGGTAATTTCTATGGTCTTGAGGGCGATTTGGAATCTGAATTATCAGATGAGAATGAACTCCCAACCAAAACGGAAGCCCGTCTGAAAAATCGCCTCGCACACGATATTCTCGGGATGATTTTCGATAAAGACACGTCAGGGTTAGCCCTGTCCATTTCGCCCGACAATATGGGCGTGCAAACGCAATGGACGTACAAGGTGACCTTTACGCTGGACGGCGGGGATGGGAGCTGTTTTTACATCTTCCTCGACGATGCGCACACGGACTTTGTCCTGAATGCCTTACGCCAGCAGGATATCCGTAACTCCAGCGAGCAGCTGGACGTCAGCGCGCGCAAAGAGAAAAAGCAGGCGGTCGTCAGCGAAGTGATCAACACGCTGCCGTTGACCCTGACGGTCAAAATTGCCGAGCTCTCGTTGAATGTCGCAGAACTGACCACCATCAAGCCAGGCGATATTTTGCCAATCGGTCTGCCGGAGCGTTATTCGGTGAACATCGGCCGAGCTGAACTGTTCAGCGCCCTCCTCGTGGAGGACAAAAACAAACTGTATCTGTCGGATATTGCCGGAACAAAGTCAGAGAATAGCTATGAATGA
- a CDS encoding sigma-54 interaction domain-containing protein: MQIREAFMLDIIATDNRTLNVLTLAKKVAAFNVPVLVQGETGTGKEYISKYIHANAFAECQDAPYIGVNCAAIPENMLESTLFGYEKGAFTGATNTVAGKLELANKGTLLLDEIGELPLALQAKLLRVLQENKVERLGGHRQINLTFRLIACTNKNLEKEVAEGRFREDLFYRLNVVHIDVPPLRERQADILPLAEHFIQKYTSMLGRNVKLSESARRSLTTHQWPGNIRELENTIQRGMIMNRDGVVYPDMLGIPQTAPIRHAEPMLTESAAVAPTTAKTVSAAPGDLRLHGRFAQYEYIADLMRTYQGNKSKIADLLGITPRALRYRLASMRKYGIEIFS, translated from the coding sequence ATGCAAATAAGAGAGGCATTTATGCTAGATATTATTGCCACTGACAATCGAACTCTGAACGTACTGACACTGGCAAAGAAAGTGGCTGCATTTAACGTTCCAGTGTTGGTTCAAGGAGAAACAGGAACAGGGAAAGAATATATTTCTAAATATATTCATGCTAACGCCTTTGCGGAATGTCAGGATGCGCCGTATATCGGAGTGAACTGTGCTGCCATTCCAGAAAACATGTTAGAGTCTACCCTGTTTGGTTATGAAAAGGGAGCCTTCACCGGTGCAACAAATACCGTCGCGGGCAAGCTGGAATTAGCCAATAAAGGCACCTTATTACTCGATGAAATCGGTGAGCTGCCTTTAGCATTGCAGGCAAAACTGCTGCGCGTGTTGCAGGAAAATAAGGTTGAGCGACTCGGCGGTCATCGTCAGATTAACCTGACCTTCCGCCTGATTGCGTGCACCAATAAAAATCTAGAAAAGGAAGTGGCAGAAGGCCGTTTCCGTGAAGATTTATTCTACCGTCTGAACGTGGTGCATATTGATGTGCCGCCGCTGCGTGAACGCCAGGCCGATATTCTTCCGCTGGCGGAGCATTTCATCCAGAAATACACCTCGATGCTGGGCAGAAACGTCAAGCTGTCGGAGTCTGCTCGTCGCTCCCTCACCACCCACCAGTGGCCGGGGAACATTCGTGAGCTCGAAAACACCATTCAGCGCGGGATGATCATGAACCGTGACGGCGTGGTGTATCCCGATATGTTGGGTATTCCCCAAACTGCACCCATCCGGCATGCCGAACCGATGCTGACCGAATCCGCCGCCGTCGCGCCGACGACTGCGAAAACCGTGTCGGCCGCCCCTGGCGACCTGCGTTTGCATGGCCGCTTCGCCCAGTACGAGTACATCGCTGATTTGATGCGCACGTATCAGGGCAATAAATCCAAAATCGCCGACCTGCTGGGGATCACACCGCGCGCCCTTCGCTACCGCCTGGCCTCCATGCGGAAATATGGCATCGAAATTTTCTCTTAA
- a CDS encoding flagellar hook-basal body complex protein FliE, giving the protein MNTLTITPASTMQTQMLQDMTQMRAVADAPVLPAAHANIGESTSSAATPSFSHIMSASLHRVDGYEHTAQVRQNAIDMGKSDDLAGAMIASQQASLSFSALVQVRNKVASGINDLMSMSI; this is encoded by the coding sequence ATGAATACGTTAACGATTACTCCAGCAAGCACGATGCAAACGCAGATGCTGCAAGACATGACCCAGATGCGGGCGGTCGCGGATGCGCCCGTCCTGCCTGCTGCGCACGCCAACATTGGTGAAAGCACGTCCTCTGCCGCCACGCCGTCCTTCAGTCATATCATGAGCGCTTCGCTGCATCGCGTTGACGGCTATGAACACACTGCACAGGTACGTCAGAACGCCATTGATATGGGAAAGAGCGACGATCTTGCCGGGGCGATGATCGCCAGCCAGCAGGCGTCGTTGTCGTTTTCCGCTCTTGTCCAGGTGCGCAACAAAGTTGCGTCTGGCATTAACGACCTGATGAGTATGTCCATTTAA
- the fliF gene encoding flagellar basal-body MS-ring/collar protein FliF — MNQNLLEKARQWLAVVMAKLDGKKRIALFATAAIAATAIISAIVLGGNYGYVALYGSQQNIPVSQVISVLDESKTPYRIDPSSGQILVAEESLSQVRMTLAAKGVQALSPDGYKLMDKDEVLGSSQFVQNIRYKRSLEGEMAKSIMSLDAVENARVHLALNEDSSFVVSEQPKNSASVVVRMHYGNTLSLDQVNAIIHLVSGSVPGLLQSQVSIIDQSGNLLSDGVSGGEGSRAVTRKNDQVVKDIQAKTRASIENLLASLVGKGNYRVSVMPQIDLSTVEETQENYGDAPKVSREEKAEDRNTDQLAMGIPGSLSNRPPMAPANAQQGKREPAAMSLHTENKSDYAYDRNVKHIQHPGFTVTRLNVAVVLNRNATFVKNWHAPQVQQITTMLNTAAGIDAQRGDTLTLTMMSFVAPSESDYPKLPWWQDSDILGWAKLAGSLLLALIILLFFVRPTMKRMNAARDERKALAAAEATNQALRLDAKADTQTVTDTVREFELPTLPVDEPLPSPTSGLEAKLEYLQKLAIEDTDRVAEVIRQWITSNERIENK, encoded by the coding sequence ATGAATCAGAATCTACTCGAAAAAGCGCGTCAATGGCTGGCTGTTGTGATGGCAAAGCTGGATGGCAAAAAGCGCATCGCCCTGTTTGCCACCGCCGCGATTGCCGCGACGGCCATTATTTCCGCCATCGTTCTCGGCGGAAACTACGGATACGTTGCCCTGTACGGCAGCCAACAAAACATTCCTGTCTCCCAGGTCATCTCCGTCCTGGATGAGAGCAAAACCCCTTATCGTATCGACCCAAGCAGCGGTCAAATCCTGGTTGCCGAAGAGTCCCTGTCGCAAGTGCGCATGACCCTGGCGGCAAAAGGTGTTCAGGCCCTCTCCCCTGACGGCTATAAGCTGATGGATAAAGACGAAGTGCTGGGCTCCAGCCAGTTCGTGCAGAACATCCGCTATAAACGCAGCCTCGAAGGTGAAATGGCCAAGAGCATTATGTCTCTTGATGCCGTGGAAAATGCGCGCGTGCATCTGGCGCTAAACGAAGACAGCTCCTTTGTGGTGAGCGAACAGCCGAAGAACAGTGCTTCCGTAGTAGTGCGTATGCACTATGGCAATACGCTGAGCCTCGACCAGGTTAACGCCATCATCCACTTAGTGTCCGGCAGCGTGCCGGGCCTGTTGCAATCTCAGGTCAGCATCATTGACCAGTCCGGCAATCTGCTGTCTGACGGCGTCAGCGGCGGTGAAGGCTCCCGGGCCGTTACCCGCAAAAATGACCAGGTCGTGAAAGATATTCAGGCCAAGACCCGCGCAAGCATTGAAAACCTGCTCGCGTCGCTGGTCGGCAAAGGTAACTACCGCGTCAGCGTGATGCCGCAGATTGACCTTAGCACCGTGGAAGAGACGCAGGAAAACTACGGTGATGCGCCAAAAGTCAGCCGCGAAGAGAAAGCGGAAGACCGCAATACCGATCAGCTGGCGATGGGCATTCCGGGTTCACTGAGCAACCGTCCGCCGATGGCACCGGCTAACGCACAGCAAGGCAAGCGTGAGCCTGCCGCGATGTCTCTGCATACGGAAAATAAGAGTGATTACGCTTACGACCGTAACGTGAAGCACATCCAGCATCCGGGCTTTACCGTGACGCGCCTTAACGTGGCGGTAGTCCTGAACCGTAACGCCACCTTCGTGAAAAACTGGCACGCACCGCAGGTCCAGCAGATCACCACCATGCTGAATACCGCCGCCGGAATCGACGCCCAGCGTGGCGACACGCTGACTCTAACGATGATGAGCTTCGTTGCGCCATCTGAAAGTGATTATCCGAAGCTGCCATGGTGGCAGGACAGCGACATTCTTGGCTGGGCCAAGCTCGCAGGTTCCCTTCTGTTAGCGCTGATTATCCTGCTGTTCTTCGTGCGTCCAACCATGAAACGCATGAATGCCGCGCGCGACGAGCGTAAAGCGCTGGCTGCAGCCGAAGCGACGAATCAGGCGCTGCGCCTTGACGCGAAAGCGGATACTCAGACCGTAACCGATACGGTGCGTGAATTTGAGCTGCCTACCCTGCCGGTGGACGAACCTCTTCCTTCGCCAACCTCTGGGCTTGAAGCGAAACTGGAATACCTGCAGAAACTGGCGATTGAAGATACCGATCGCGTAGCGGAAGTCATCAGACAGTGGATTACAAGCAATGAGCGAATTGAAAACAAGTAA
- a CDS encoding FliG C-terminal domain-containing protein: protein MSELKTSKNNLLEQSAILLLCLGEEAAATVMSKLTREEVVRLSEHMARLSGVKITQARRVINNFFDEFSEQSGINGASRSMLQSILNKALGSEIASGVINGIYGDEIRSRMARLQWVEPRQLALLIGEEHLQLQAVFLAFLTPDIAAEVLLYMSESVRNEILYRVAKLNDVNRDVIDELDRLMERGLAVLSEHGSKVKGIKQAADIVNRIQDDQQVILEQLAERDGDIHIQLQDEMYDFFILGRQSEEVRRKLLDEIPIEEWAVALKGTEAPLRRSIYAAMPRRQVQQLESITARLGPVPISRIEQIRREIMSVARELEEAGEIQLQLFAERTEE from the coding sequence ATGAGCGAATTGAAAACAAGTAAAAACAACCTGTTAGAGCAATCTGCAATCTTGTTACTCTGCCTGGGTGAAGAAGCCGCGGCGACGGTAATGAGCAAGCTGACCCGTGAAGAAGTCGTGCGTCTGAGTGAGCACATGGCCCGTCTGTCAGGGGTCAAAATTACCCAGGCGCGTCGGGTTATCAATAACTTCTTCGATGAGTTCAGCGAACAGAGTGGGATCAACGGCGCATCGCGCTCGATGTTGCAGAGCATTCTGAATAAAGCCCTGGGCAGCGAGATTGCCAGCGGCGTGATCAACGGCATTTACGGGGACGAGATCCGTTCCCGCATGGCACGCCTGCAGTGGGTTGAACCCCGCCAGCTGGCGCTGCTGATTGGCGAAGAGCACCTGCAACTGCAGGCGGTTTTCCTCGCGTTCCTGACGCCGGATATCGCCGCGGAAGTGCTGCTGTATATGTCGGAATCCGTGCGTAACGAAATCCTCTATCGCGTCGCCAAGCTGAACGACGTCAACCGCGATGTGATTGACGAACTCGACCGCCTGATGGAGCGCGGCCTGGCCGTGCTCTCCGAACACGGTTCGAAGGTCAAAGGCATTAAGCAGGCGGCGGATATCGTCAACCGTATCCAGGACGACCAGCAGGTTATCCTCGAACAGCTGGCCGAACGCGATGGCGATATCCATATCCAGCTGCAGGATGAAATGTACGACTTCTTCATCCTCGGCCGTCAGAGCGAAGAAGTTCGCCGCAAGCTGCTGGACGAGATCCCAATCGAAGAGTGGGCCGTGGCGCTGAAAGGCACCGAAGCCCCGCTGCGTCGTTCCATTTATGCCGCCATGCCGCGCCGTCAGGTGCAGCAGCTGGAAAGCATTACCGCCCGCCTTGGGCCGGTGCCTATCAGCCGTATCGAGCAAATCCGTCGTGAAATCATGTCAGTGGCACGTGAACTGGAAGAAGCAGGCGAAATCCAGCTTCAGCTGTTCGCAGAACGGACGGAGGAATAA